The nucleotide window caactgcatgctcgtcgtccttattggggtctcgacttgactccagttcttcatcgtaacggattttgacagatttgtgaacaatatttgagagatatggttattttgtttatgtagaaaatgtttcagatctttgagttcatctcattaaaaatgggagcaaaaacaaaagtgttgcatttatatttttgttcagtatatatatatatataaatatatatatatatacagtggtgtgaaaaactatttgcccccttcctgatttcttattcttttgcatgtttgtcacacaaaatgtttctgatcatcaaacacatttaactattagtcaaagataacacaagtaaacacaaaatgcagtttttaaatgatggttttttattatttagggagaaaaaaaatccaaacctttttggtcttgctttccttggtaggtcttcatgagaaccagtttcatcatggcgcTTAATGAGTTTTGCACAACCTGTGTAGACAGCAACAAACAATAAATTTGGTGGAAAGCACATGTAaagatgaattaaaaaaaaaaaaaaaacggttgtTTGTCAGATTTTTCTATCAAAGCAATCATATTTTTAGAAACAAGCCCAAAAAACGTGACTCACAACCAGTAATATTTTCAAGCGGcttcaaagcaaaaaaaaacccaaacaaacaaagtcaCGTTTTATAAGTGGAACTGGCAACCGCATTTGTGAGGAGGTGGAATAGGCTGAAGAGGGCGGAGcttaaggaaaagaaagaaagacgcCTACTCTCATGGAAAGAGTTCCATCGCCATTTCGCTTCAACTTTCTTTGCGCTGTTGGTAAACACTGTGTAATCTCTCTTCTCTTAGCGGGTGTTCCGACTGTGGATTATATTCTCCTTCATTACAGTTTCACAGGATTGTGTAGATTTTTACTTCGTACTGCTGGTAAGACCTATTTAACAatctttttatctctctctctctccctctctctcacacacacacttcttcacAGGCACACCCTTTACAAAACACAGGAAAACATTGAACTCAAACAGAaatgcggtgtgtgtgtgtgtgtgtgtgtgtgtgatgttgggGGTGCGGGGATAGGGACGATCACGGTGTTAATGCCTTTATTCTTGAGAAAGTTCACCACAATTAGCAGTtagacttgaacaccccttatatATTATTCTCTCTGTATGCAATAATAATTAGATATAAGTTATATAGATATTATTTGCTAATCAGTTGTTTTACATTAAGTTTAGTAGTAAAAATAATGTTAGTTTATATTTAGTGTACTTATTACAGAGTGATCTCTCTCTGATTACGCAGTGTATAAGTTCTGATCTGTTTTGTCTTCTGCTGTAATGTTTGCTCTGGCACTGTGCCACCTGATCCTACCCCTCAGGCAAGCGCTGTAGTGTGTATGTAgaactataaatgtattttttttttaaataataataataataataataagttgccTTGACTTTGTTAACATTATGGCACGAATGACTGGGTGTAAAATTATACCCAGTGTTCTGTAAGCTAATGATACACCAAGGCCAAGTTAGAGTCACATGTTATCCTAACAAgtacataataatataacaagGAAACagctgtatatttttattttgtttcacttTTGAGACTCTAATggctttaatagttttttttttaattcaacaaaCATCAggacattgatttttttttttttttttttacgagacCGGTGCCAAATCTGTACTTTTAAAACAGTAACGTTACCTAAACAATGCCTgaattggtgttttttttattaaaagtaataataacaataatttattacaaatttaaaggatacataaatataagtaaatacaaaacacaaccCTCGCATCTGGTAGCAAAAAACTGAAACCTGCTCCTTCTAAGGAGAACACAAGCCATGGAGACGAACAGTAGCCTGGATCAGAGCAACGCTATaaacacacctactgtacaaacTCATGACCACAGAGTGTGAGACTCTGAACAGGACTGCGAACTGGAATAGGATGAATTAACTAGGACTTGAAAAGATGTTGGGGAAATTGATGGGGTGGACGGTCACAAgggttttcttatttaaaaaaaaatgtgtgtgtgtgtatatgtgtgtgtgtaatatatatatatatatatatatatatatatatatatgtgtatatgtgaaaatgtaaatggttaaaaacttgaactctatctctctctctgtgaaatCAGGAACATGGCTGAGGGCAGTGTTTCAACACAACGAGCTGAAGTACTCATGGACCTTCTGGGGGAGGAGCTTACTAAACTTGATAGGGTAACACTCACTGTCTGATCTACACATACAGctgtccatcacacacacactaaaaaaaacctttcattAAGACAACAATAAATGTCCCTGTGACAAATGTGTCCTAAATGTCATCTGCTTTTTATAGGCTTTAGCTTTTCGGTATCGATCTCCTCCATTTGTAAGACCAGATTTTAGGAGAGGTGCCACTAATGTAAATCTACATCCCCCATTAAATGAAGTGAGGAATTCTTTCTCAGATCTGAAGAAGAAATTCGGAGAATGCTGTAAgtatgaattaaacaaaatCCCTCCACATGGTAAGAGGAGCTGTTCCTGCTGGAGAAACACAATGATGGACGTCTTTACTCGCTCTGTATCAGGTCGAGGTGTCAGTCTTCATTGCTGAACTTTAAAGCTCTGCACAGTTTAGAGTTTTAACACTTCTGAGTCGAGTCATGATGATGAACTGCTGATGTAAATGAGTTTATGTTAGAGATGAGAAACTCTTCACTCTGGTGCTTCAGGACTGAAGTCATGTGACCTAAAACATTTCTGATGATTTACATAAATGTCTGTTTTTAAGGGTTTTACCATCTGacctttttatttctgtttccaCAGTGGAGGGCGTTCAGAGTTTCCCCACAGAGCCGCAGACCAGAGAAGAGTTTCTGAAATGTACGTCACACAACTGGTTTTATTTGAGTAactatttgttaaataaagcaaaacagaaaataaCACCATCTAAAACATGAAATCAATGAACATTCACATTATTGCTGTGAATTAAACTATCAAtatcatcataatttttttatttattgatttcattttagatttccatcatctgactctggatcccaacacGGCACATCGAGAACTCGTTCTGTCTAAGAACAACAGAGTGATGAGATACAGTGAGAGAGATCAGGGGTACCCTgatcattactttttgcactaattcctcaattcttgctgctgtgtttactacctcaacaccatattttaagttgtgttttatgttctgttatgtcgttgTTGTTGCACTGTCacttgttgttgctcgtttgcacatttgcacgtgcactttgttgtctgtaaaacctgtaaatagtcttccttagttagttagttttagttaatttatgttgtaatttatgttaggactatctgtcttgtctctgctagccagctaactagaccTCTTACagtagttagctagtttagcttctctgttaatttttgttgtaagtttatgttgcatgtaggaccttggtcctggaggatcgttgtttcgtttcactgtgtactaactgtatatggttgaagtgacaataaagcctacttgaacttgatcATCAGGAGAGATTTGACTCCTATATTCATGCCTTGAGTAAGGAAAGTGTGTAGggacgctgttactgggaggtggagtggaCAAGTGACATAGGTGTAGCCATAGCAGTCGTATATAGGGGGATCGGCAGGAAAGGATGGGGTAAAGACTGTATGTTTCTAACGGGTTTATCATCTgacctttttatttctttttccataGTAATGGGTGTTCAGAGTTTACACTCAGAGCCGCAGACCAGAGAAGAGTTTCTGAAATGTACGTCACACATCTGGTTTTATTCTAGTAACCATTTGTTAAATAGAGCAGAACAGAAAATAACTCCATCTAAAACATGAAATCAATGAACATTCACATTATTGCTGtgaattaaaacattaatacatttttgatttgttgattttattttagatttctgtCATCTGACTTTGGATCCCAACACGGCACATCAAGAATTCATTCTGTCTGAGGAGAACAGAGCGGTGagatacagtgagagagagcagcagtactctgatcatccagagagatttgaTTACTGGCCTCAGGTGTTGtgtaaggagagtgtgtgtggacgctgttactgggaggtggagtggGAAAGTGACATAGGTGTGGCCATAGCAGTTGTATATAAGAAGATCAGAAGGAAAGGAGAGGGTGAGGAGTGTATGTTTGCACGTACCAATCAGTCCTGGAGTCTGGAGTTTCCCTCTGCGTCTTCTTGCTGTTTCTATCACAACAACAATAAGACTGATCTCAGAGCTCCATCATCCtccagaataggagtgtatgtggatcacagtgcaggaactctgtccttctacagcgtctctgacacgatggagctcctccacagagtccgcaccacattcactcagccCCTGTACGCTGGGTTTGGGTTCTATAGGTGTGGTGGGTCTAAGTCAGGACGAATTATGAGGCTGCCTGATGACCGTAATATAATTCGTTGTTATTCTTTGGTAAACTTACATTGTTAAACCtttaatattcaattatttgtcacatgtagcTTACAGCACAGCAAAATTGTTTTATGCGTGTCTCAGTTAGAAAATTGTACAGAGGTTGttaagtattaagacaacatacaATTGCACTCAAATTATTCaacccacataaaaaaaaaaagttttttttttttgcccaaaatTACTAACTTGAAGCTGTTTGTAATATATTGAAAGTGAAATGAGAGCAATTTAAACAGCTCAACACAACTAATATAACAAGTGACAACTTTAAgacaattttaaatgattactaAATTATTCAACCCCTCTTCAGTACTTTCCTAGTGAAAATGCTCTAGGTTGTGTATTTGGGGGACTGAGTATCTGGGTTTGAGTACTTGCTACAGTACCCCTACACCCGATAGACAGAtgagagggttgcgtcaggaagagcatccggTATAAAACCTGTACCACGATTGGATGGACCACTTGGTCAGAGCAGccaaagtaatttatttatatatatatatattttttaattaaccacAAAATTtactctcttttttatttttggtatattacTCATGCCtttgttatacagtaaaaattCCTGTAATGGACTTGtaatgcattaaatatattttaatttcattaatcgCTGTGTCAGGTATGTACAAATGTTCATACACAGCCTAATACTAAATATACTTATAGTGCTTTCACATGAAGGTACCCTTAATACatgtataattgtatttttcaataattttaatGCAAcctaaatgtgctaagtactaAATTAGTTaatccaaaatagcaaactttaagtatactagtcattagtctggagcAAGTACACTTAAGTATGCTTTTGCATGCTCGGATTTAATgtacttagcatactttttttttcctatattgTAGGTTAATAGAGCCACCTTTAGCTATTATGACCTGGTGTTTCTCAGAGAACTTGTCTCATTCCTCATGTGCAATCACCTGTAGTTCATTAAGATTCTTTGATTTTGCATGCTGCAACTGCTTTTATCaaaattttctattggattcaAGTCAGGTAACTGTGATGGCCTCTTTAGAACCCTTTAGGACTTCATCTGAAAACAAGCCTTTATATATTTCAAAGTATGCTtgagatcattgtcctgttggaatgTCCAACCACACTGAAGTTTGATATGTTCTCTTAACTTTATAGACAGCTCTCTTGAATTAGACATTTCTGACATGCAGccaaaaaatacactttagtgtattacaaatatattgaagtCTTTGATAgtacatttttttgtaagtatatttgcaatgtacaatcagttaatatataaaagtataccaACATCATGCTTCTACCattttttggaattaaactttaaatatacttcaaaataattgtattatggtacactttccaaaaatatattatttgaaaacataccttaagtgaaaggttggttTAATTTCGaaagtataattatttaaacttgtttttcagtgtatttttggtatatttaaaaaaaatatgctcaaaataatcattgtacaaatgtacagaaagtatacattagaataaaattttttttaaaattctgtagtctcagtatattatcagttaaatttaaatgtacttatatttagtatttatatttactaCTCTCTCGTGCGTGCACGCTTTTAGACTCGTTTTTACCTGCTG belongs to Clarias gariepinus isolate MV-2021 ecotype Netherlands chromosome 2, CGAR_prim_01v2, whole genome shotgun sequence and includes:
- the LOC128518101 gene encoding tripartite motif-containing protein 16-like, producing MAEGSVSTQRAEVLMDLLGEELTKLDRALAFRYRSPPFVRPDFRRGATNVNLHPPLNEVRNSFSDLKKKFGECLEGVQSFPTEPQTREEFLKYFHHLTLDPNTAHRELVLSKNNRVMRYIMGVQSLHSEPQTREEFLKYFCHLTLDPNTAHQEFILSEENRAVRYSEREQQYSDHPERFDYWPQVLCKESVCGRCYWEVEWESDIGVAIAVVYKKIRRKGEGEECMFARTNQSWSLEFPSASSCCFYHNNNKTDLRAPSSSRIGVYVDHSAGTLSFYSVSDTMELLHRVRTTFTQPLYAGFGFYRCGGSKSGRIMRLPDDRNIIRCYSLVNLHC